The genomic stretch CCTGACACCCTTCTTTTGCTTTCCTTCACTCTAATTCACTTACAGCTGAAAGTGTTGCCAAAGTATTTTTGAGAAAAAAGAgtatcaagaaaataaattttatattgaagtaacTACTTTAATtaactatttatatttaattaactatattaattattattttatttaatttgctcAACTATTAGGAAATCTCACTGGGGATCTTTGAAAAagactctgggagaaggaaaaATGGAGTGAAGATAATATGGCTTTCCCATCAAATGAGCTGAAAGTCTAAACCACTCTAAAGGGTTAATTTGTAAAAATTCAAAGTCAACTGTTTAGGTGACCTGTCCTTTTACAATCTTCCTTAACCCTAACCAAATCAAGTCAAAACAGGTGATTTTATCTAAAGCTTGTAGAAAACAAAGTGGACAAATGAAGGAAAGTTCAGCCTCAGAGTTCCACTACAAATATTTACAGCATTTTATCCAGCTGTCAAAGTATCTTGGTTGCTAGACATatgaaaaatatgcaaatattcagGATAGTGAGAATCAGGCTATGAAACCTGAAGACAACACTTAGAGCACTGGTTTGGCAAGATCTTGggaaagtatcttttttttttttttcttttttatttttacaaacaatttattgaagcatagttgatttataatgttttaatttctgctgtatagcaaagtgactcaggaatatatttatatatataaggaatatatatatattcctgttcacattattttccattatggttcactggatattgaatatagtttcccaCAGGGAAATTATCTTAATGTTTCTCTTTCATTGGCTGTTATACTACCACTGGATTCCAAAATGTGACTTTTACACATTCGTCAAAGAACTATAGCTGGAATGCAGGACTAGCCTAAACACTGAGAAAATGGATGCTGTAACCTGAGCAGTTCTTTAAAAGGATTACCTGCCTTTTGTAAAGTATTGCcattattaaatgttttatatcGCTTTCAACTTAAGTTTCCCTTTGGTTTACAAATTTGGTTTACAGGTCAAAATCTTCCTTAACTTTGACAGTTCAAATTTCACTACTCTATCTTGTTTACTTACAGCCCTAGTTCTTAGGCAGGTGGTTTGTGGAGAAAGCCAATACAACCTGTGACTGACTAAAgggtttttgtttgcatttgtgAGGCATCTTTTCCTGAAAATGCAGGAATTTCCTGGCTACTTCGAGATGCCTCTTGTTACCTTCAAAAAGTCCTGGAAAAATCTTGAACTTCCATTCCTTCTAAGCACTGATTTTACCATTATTTATTTGAGACTGAAATTCATTATCAACACACACCaaaggatttatatatatatatatatatatatatatatatatataacttttaaagCATCTTTTAGTCTCTAATAATTGGCTGATCAAGAACTTCCTCTTGTATTTTTCTGGATTTCGCccccaaatttatttttcatattttgatagTAAAGAGTAACTTGTTCCAGATGCAGGTGTAGAGAATTTGGCTTTTTATCTCAGCCCTCTTGATAAATGCTTATTACTGAACTGCTCTTCCTTTATGTAATGCTCTACTACGGTCTTCACTGGTTTGAAAAGCATGTATTAAATATCAGCTAcagcagcatttatttatttatttttggctccaaaatcactgcagatggtgactgcagccatgaaattaaaagatgcttactcctttgaaggaaagttatgaccaacctagacagcatattaaaaagcagacacattactttgccaacaaaggtctgtctagtcaaggctacggtttttctagtagtcatgtatggatgtgagagttggactattaagaaagctgagggccaaagaattaatgctttttgactgtggtgttggagaagactcttgagagttccttggactgcaaggagatccaaccaggccatcctaaaggagatcagtcctgaatattcattagaagggctgatgttgaagaggaactccaatattttggccacctgatgtgaagagctgactcatttgaaaagatcataatgctaggaaagattgaaggtgggagaagaaggggacgacagagaatgagatggttggatggcatcacccactcaatggagatgtgtttgagtaagctctgggagttggtgatggacaggaaggcctggcgtgctgcagtccacggggttgcaaagagttggacacgactgagcaactgaactgaacagcaactaTTATTCCCCTGAATGAATAGTGCCATAAACACTCCAGTCCACAGGCCAAATGAATAGACTAATTTAGCAATTGCCTGTGTTATGTTAACCAGGCTGAGGGAAATTTCtatgacttttttaaaaggaagatataCTTCATTAGAATTGAAGAGCTTAAAATAATTACAATGGAATGtcaatttcttatttttgtattaaGTTATTTAAACTTGGGTGATATTTGAAGTTAACTGATTCAAGCAACACTACTGGTAATGGTGGTGGTGTAAAATCAGGAACAAAATTCTATTCAGGGTATATCCTTAAGGATGCAACCATCAATATTAATTCTATTAGTGAAGCTGAAAAACTGCTATGTCATTAAGTTGATTTTATatctgaaaataaacattttcaggaAGAATATACTACTAAATATTGAGGTTAATACATCATCCATTTAGTAGAGCTGGGAAATTTTGTCTGAATATTTTCAAGCCTAGAATGGTGTTCATGTGAAATGTGCTTATTCTGAATAACATAGGGATATATTCAGATTTTTTCAAAACACTAGTTACAGATACATCTATTATTAATTAAATTCTTCTGGTGCCTGCttttttaattatgtaaattttcaaacaaacaaaatagtatTAATCCTCATATAACTATCACTTAGATTCAATAGTTATCAAGATTTTCCTACATTTTCCTCATCTATCCCATCAAATTATTAGAGCAATTCCCAgatatcattttatttctctgttagtATGCAAACCATAGTATGCATTACTTCATGGGACATCACAGTAAAGTCATTATCACATATTCAAAATATGAACAAACATTCTCAGGTACAGCTGATCTGGAACATTGCCAAAATGTAAACATTGCCAAAACCATTTTCCATCAGAAATACCTCAGGGGAAGGGCACTCGTGAATGGAGAGGAATACGTCTCCTCTGAAGGCCGTTGTGTCTGTGCAATtttcttcttattgccaaattagctgggggggggggggtgaggaAAATATTAGAGCATTTACAGAAAATTAGTTGCTGTTTAATCTGAAGATTGTGAGGGAATATTCTGGATCCAAATTATACTGTGATTATCTGCTATCTGTTCAGATATGATTGTGATATAAAAAATTAATGGGATGTAAATGCATGGCAAGTATTCCTAACAGTTTATATTGATGCTGGGATCTAATAGTAAAATTCTCCTCCTACATGACTTCTTTCTAAATACTCCTAGACCTTTTAGTTTACATTGTGAATTAAGTACAAATATTTCACAAGAATATTTTCCAAGTTGTTCTGTAATTTTAGAGGAGAAACAGTTTGAATAGCAATTCAATTGCTATAAACAGTAAGAAGGAATCATCTGCTTTCAGAGTTGCTAATTTGaagcatttttcttatttatgtaaAAAGGGCAGATCAGGAGACCTCATTTGAACTAATCTCAGTGATCAAACTTCTGGTTAACTAAAAGGCAGAAACTGAATGTTTACTTAGTTATATGCACCATTTTCTGTTGTAAATGGATAAGTATACTTTCAAGGAAATAATCTAACATATTTAGATAGAAATGTTATCATCTCTCTATTTAAATTAGGCTTggctttttcccttaaaaaaactaattttttttttaacttgccagTGCTTTGAACTCCTAGATGTTTAGTTTTGAagtaaaaacactttaaaataacttTGTTTACTAAGTTCCTATTAAGAACAACAGAACAGATATAATCCTTGAAAAATGTGTCAAGTAATTTAATGTTATCCTGACCATATAGatttttgacttttttattttggctctataagcataataaaaaaaatgGCACTTTTTAAAGTGACACATCTAACTATTTATCTAGAAATAACAACTCTTTTTACTTATAAGGACAATGTAACTATGATAGTTTGGGGATCgattttctttgaatttagaaAAGCAATGGTAGGATATTTATCatcatttgctattttttaaaatatccaaataatggacctaacagaatagAAAACATATTTCTGAACTCCTAAACACTCACTCCCAACCCCCTTCAACCACCGACCCTACCCGCCCCCGCTCCATCCCCACCGCACTCCCTGCCCCAACAAGCACATACCTAAGTGATTTTCAACAGAAACACAGTCAGGCTCAGAAGCCCATTCACACAAACAGATATGAAATCAAGTTACTCCGTTACAAATGGGAAAAGTCTTACCTTTTCTTCGTCCATGAATAAGTAGAAGACTCATCATAAACATGACAAATAGAAGAAAGAACCGGTGAAATCTCATTTTTCTGCCACTCCACAGTGGAGCTAAAGCTCACAAGGGAACCCCTCTCTGAATAGTCTGTGCGGTATCTGTGTGGCTCTCCTCACATTCTAAAGACAGACCTCAGAGCACAGCTAGCTGCGTTTTCCAGAAAGGTTAATGATCACAGCAGACAAGGTTTCTGGTGCTGTGAGGCAGTCAGAGCCCCTTAGGCCCCAGACCCCTCCTCCACCCGCCTCTCCCGCCAAGGCCACGCCCCTTTATTTCCATAAGTAAATATTGGTGACGCCAAAAGTCCAGAATTTGGGTGGAAATGTCAGCTGCCAGCCCTTAGGAGAGGCTGTCTGAGACTGATCAGGCTGTGGGGAGtgtatggaataacagactggcttGGCCTCCTCCCTCACTATTTAGATCTGTTTACACTTTGTGTTGTGCACATTGGTGCCATATCCAGAAACCCAGAGGAATGACAGGAAGttggtttttcttttcagaaagcaTTATGAAGCTCTAATTTAGACCGTCGAATGCTGTGTGGCAAAGCAAGTGCCGAAATACTTTATCTTTTCCAAACCTATTGCAAAGTGGTGACTGTTTACCCCAAGTCTCAAAATATCTTAATCTATGTGGGTTTACATCAATAAACATTCCTAGAATTTAGAATGTTCTGAAATAAatcggaattttttttttttttagtctataaAGTGCAGTTTCTAAAGTAATGCAGATAGTTTTCATCTGCAGTACAcccagggtttaaaaaaaaaaaaatacagtattgtaaagcaaaataaagtaaaaataaaaattaaaaaaaataaaaaaggaagttcAGGCAAGCCATAAACTCATGAAATCTGGATTCTGTTAAGATTTACATATGGTAGCTGATATATTTCAGACATAGTAATAATAAATGAGCTCAGAAGACAAAAGCATCTCCTTTCATCTTTTTCACACACGCTGCAAGATCGCCTGCAGTTTTATTTATTGCCTGTTGTATATAGCTGTTATAAATTAAAATGACTGTACTTATGATAAAGCAAACTGAAATGGTAGTGAAGATACACTTGAATACAGGTAGATCCCAAATACCAAAATTAAAGCATAAGCAAATTATGAATTGCCAGGAATTTTGTTGCATTTCACTTTTCTAGATTCAGCCACTTGCTACTTAACCTTGGGTTTCCTGAAGTTTGATGTTAATGcataatttgcttattttcaaCATCAGTTTGTAGGAATTCCTGCCTACCTGCTTGTGCAAGCACTTCATAACAAGcatgtttgtgctcagtcactcagtcatgtccgactcttcatgatcctgtggactatagcccgccaggctccctctgtccatggaatactccaggcaaggatactggagtgggtcaccatttcttccttcaggagatcttcccaacccagggattgaaattgtGTCCCTTGCGCctcctcattggcaggtggattctttaccacaataAGCAAGAacatacagaaattttaaaaatcattttcttaacattttgagAATATTTGCCCATCTGGAGACTGAAAGTATGGGGTTAAAGGGTACCATGTACCTGTGCTGCATTTGTACATGACTCTATAATATCAGTTGAATACAAGAATATGGATTCATGATATAAAACTGCCTCATAAATAACAAAGATATTGTTTGGattctccaccccttccccccaaGCTTCTCAGCACAACAGACTGGAAAACTGCAAGTTGGAAAAAGAGTGTTAAATTGAGCAAATATAAATTTAAGTGTTATATCGAGCAACAGGTCAATATAGATTTTGACAATATAACTTCAGGCCAAGTCTTAGGTCTACTCAAAGATACAgtagtcagccttctttatggataATATAGTGACTACCACAAACTGTGTATACTGATTGAAATTTTTATGTTTCATTACCAGGTGACCAACAGTTAACTCCTAGGATATAAACAAGTACTGTGGAAGATATTCCACTAGTCAGGATACAGCAAACTGCTGTATTTAAGTCATGTAACTAGTTTGAACATCaacattctcatttttttaaactgagataaAAATCCTTGTTTTCCACCTGAAATAATTATAAAGGATTAGCAAGATAATGTGTTACACATTTATGAAAGTTAAGGCATTACTTATGTACATAATTACCTATTTACAAAgcctattttaaattattctttccaaaaataacttaggaagaagatgatgatgatggtgaagcAGTTGATTTTCACAGTATTAAAATATCATGcataggcttccctcatagctcagttggcaaagaatccacctgcaatgcaggagacctttgttcgattcctgggatgggaagatcagcaggagaagggataggctacccactccagtattcttgggcttcccttgtggctcagctggtaaagaatctgcctgcactgtgggagacctgggttcgatccttgggttgggaagatcccctagcaaagggaatggctacccactccagtattctggcctggagaattccatggactgtacagtccatggggtctcaaagagtaggatacaatgaaacaattttcactttcacttcaatatTATGTATAAAACTGATGGGCAAACTGAAATGCTAGACATGGAACAGTGATAAGTGACCCAACATTTCTGTGGGATGTGGGTCAATAGCTGTGCAAATCATTCAGGATTGTACTGAACAAGCCAGCCTGGGGAAGTCTTAGTGGCAGAGGGGTAAATTGTAAAGGTGCAAGTGGCTCTGCAGGCAATTCATTTAGCCTGTGGCTGGATGAAATAGTGAGTCATCTCCTTCACTTGAGCAGACCAGACCCCTCCATGTGCCCCACCTCACCATCcccaccacaaacacacacatagcaCAAGTTGGTCTTGGAGTGGATAGGTGAGCACCATCCCTTTGGGCCAGTACTGTGCCAAGCACATTGTACAGATTACTGTTCTTAGTCCTCCCCAAACACTCAGCTCCCTGTTGATCTGCGGAGAAGAGCAACTGCTAAAGAGAGTACAGCCTCTAAGGCTACATAAACAGAAAGAAGAACAGGTGGAATTCAAATTCCCTTACCTAGACTGTTAATCATTTGGTTCTCCTCCATACTAAGAGCCAAATTCTAGTTCTTATAATAATAGCCTATTGAAGCTATTGGAGAAATATGGGtatgtttaaaatatactttttatgcTGGG from Capricornis sumatraensis isolate serow.1 chromosome 7, serow.2, whole genome shotgun sequence encodes the following:
- the APELA gene encoding apelin receptor early endogenous ligand — translated: MRFHRFFLLFVMFMMSLLLIHGRRKANLAIRRKLHRHNGLQRRRIPLHSRVPFP